Genomic DNA from Podospora pseudoanserina strain CBS 124.78 chromosome 4, whole genome shotgun sequence:
GAAGGGTCGACCATGCAGGTGTATgtttcctctcctcatcgCGGTATCTCGGACAACTATCCACCATGTTTTGCTGACACTATATATCTACTAACAGGGTTGCGGGAGTTCTCTGCTGTTTGCTCTGCGTCTGCCTTGCCTGCGTCCCATGCCTCGCCCATTGGTTTGAAGACACCGAGTACCGTTGCGCCACTTGTCATAAGATCGTGGCAACTGAAAACTATGATGGGATATACAAGACACATGGACCTGGCGGGTCTGTGCAAAGGCTGAATTGAGACAGacaaagcagcagcaggtgaAGCAAGGCGGCTGGAAAGGCGGTCAGAATTGCAGTAATGATAATACCCATTTGTTTTGACGACAGGAGTTAATGGAGAGCAACGATATTCCAATCACTGCAGTGCGTGCGGTCTCAGATCTTCTCTCACAAAAACAATCACAAATCTTTCACAGAGAACCTCGCTTTCgtccccaaactcctcagGCGGCTTCCCATCCCGTAGACGCTGTTCAGTATAGAACTCGCGGTGCCCTTGCTTATATTCATCGACTGaaccctcggcctcggccagcGCAAAGTCATCGGCGACATCTCGGAATTTGCAGACTTTTAGTTCGATGGTCTGCATCAGCGCTCCAGGTTTGCCGTTCCCATCCAGAATGACGGAGTAATCGCCCACACCCCAGCGCAGAGGGTTGGGAACAGgccaggaggtggtggctgttttCTTGCCTTGAATGGCCAGGGACAGACGGCTATCGGCAAGCTGAGAAGATGTGCCCCCAAAGTGAAAGATGTCCCTGGGCTGAGAGGAATCAAGAATGATGTGACGACTGGCGAGATTGGCAGACGCCGAAGCCATGAATTCAACAATATCAGGTGAGAGGGCCATTTTTGAAGCGTGTATaaagtgatggtggtggtgtaccATCTCCCGGGGCTCTGGCTGACAACCCCCACAATACCGTAGCCCGTGCACACCCTGTCCTCCTTAAGGTAGCTTCGGCAGGCACAACTCCCGCAGGTGGCAGCTTTCCCATTCAAAACCGAGCTGCTTTCCATGTTTGAACAACACCCAGTCTGGCCATGTCAAAGTGTAGCGTCGAATGaagacagcaacagcctcccACGCCGGCAACGGGATAGAAATCAGAACCCAAGCCGAGGCTTCTTGAACTCTACTGCATCCAAAATCGCAGCGGATGGCAGGTGAATCTGACAGCAGGTAGAGAAGAGATCTACAGGTGGACAAATTGGGATGGTAAAGTTGCATGCACCCGGCTTTCGGCTCGGCATATCTAGATTAGGAAGCTGCTGATCCCTCCTAATGCTCATGCTCGCAAAGAGTGCGGAGCTACGTTTCCCGTCGAGTGTGTGtttgtgaggttgatgagataAGGTAGATAGCCCACGACACGTGCGTCTGGCGTCGGTTGCGGGGGGGAAATGCATGGCCAAGTGGTCAACAGCCTGGCTTGCTCCCCCGGCTCTGTCCTGCCACCCGGGCACTCCTTCCGGGTGGTCATCTTCGCTTGCTCCGTGAATCACCTGCTGCATCTGGCAGGCTGGGATGACTGCACGGTCCGTCTGGCTCTGTGACTCTCCACTCTGTGCCACCCGGATGGCATGATGTCAAAACTGGTTTGACACATTGCAAATATCCAGACCGCCCTGGAAACATGAAAGCTTTTTCTGGCGGAAGGGCAAAATAGCGATGTCGGCATGTCTACCTAGGCCCCCCCCACCGGGTCCCAAGCATCCCCGCAGAAAGAGGGCTGCAGAATGGCTCGAGCAACCCCTGAAATCCCGTTGCACCTCTCTGGCCCAACCCAACGAGCTTCTGCTTGCGGATGAACACCCGCTCTGTTGAGCAGTTTGGCCAGCTTCCTGAACCGTCGTCCCTTTTTTCCCACGCGACAGAACAGTTGCACTATGCTGCCTGGAAACCTATAGCGACAGAAATCCCAACCCTCGTCACCACGACACCGAGCGCCGAGATCGGAACATGCCGACGGCCTCAGCGTGTTAAAGGGCCAAAGATCGTCCCGATTGGCCATAAGCATGCGCCCTTTCGCGCCCTTTGGATCTCGCAAGCAGGACCTGGAGTTTGCGCAGCGCCCGATGGGTGCGGCTCCCCCCAACGGCGCAGGGTTGTTTTTTCCGTCTGCCGCCACAGACAGCCCACCCAGTTCTTCGTCACTTATATCACACCTGCATAGGTGACCCCGGCGTACCAAGGTGGTGttcttcccttctttttggggCAACTCGGCGTGTTGGGAGCTGAGCTCTGCCGCTGAGATGGCGTTGCCGGCTGTGTCCGTCCTGTCTAGAACCATGGCGTCGTTATCATTGCCATCAGAATCAGAACCGCCAAGTCGGACCAGATTGGGGCTGGAGCATCTTCCCAACGAGCTCTTGATCCCCATCGCACAGATCCTCGTCCCAGCCCCTCCCCAGACGACCCGATTCGCCCTCCGTCCCACTGGCACTTGGGAATTCCGCGATGCCGAACATCAGTGGGCACACTGGCTGGCTAGCCACCGCAACCTGCTGGCTCTCGCCCAGACATCTCGACGCATGgttgccatcgccaagccCTTGCTGtaccacaccatcatcatccctaACCCCAAATCCCTGGTCGTCCTATATCACCGTCTATACACTCGACCTGAAATTCGACCTTGGGTTCGAGAGCTTAGCTGCCTTGTCAGCCTGGCTGAGGAGAACACCATTCTAGGAACATATAGAGAGTGGGCCAACATTCGCGGTGGTATGTCGGTCTCTGATCACACCACGGCACAATGCACAGTTCTGCTCACAAGTATTGCATGCACAGACACCTGGGCTATACCACCAGTCAGCCATGACACTTCTATCGCTTCTGAACTGCTCAAGCGCGTTCTTCTTCACTCGGTCAACTTGCGCGACTTTCTTGTCGCATTCCCCGATCATGCCTTGACCGCAACCAGCTTGACTGAGCCGCAACAAGACGAACCTGACCCACCACAGTCACATCATGATCAGTATCAACAAACCCaagaccagcagcagcagccgcagcaaccACGGCCGGGTGCTTTTGTTCTACCTGTTTCCATCCCTGCACGGAGGGTTCTCCATCGGTATATTCATCCAGTCGGAGGTCAGGTCGCGTGGAGATGGTTTGacatttccttcttctttccactGGATCGGCTGAGGAACTTGACTTCGCTGCGCATCTACTGTAACCGCGAAGACGGAGCCAGAGACCGATCCTTGTCCCGCATACTTGCTGACTATGCCGTTACGATCTTACCCCAGCTGAGACAGCTCAAGACATTAGAACTCTGCTGCGATCAAGCGACAGTAACGTCATCCGTGGACAGCAAGACTCTTTCTTTGCCAGCCCTGCCTCAGCTCGAGACTATTCGGTTTTACGGCAGCTCCATACGGGAGCCAAACCTGGTGGCCTTTTGCCTTGCCTGCACCAATCTCCAGACGCTGGTTGTGCATTTTGAGGCTAGCTCGACAGATGAGGACCGGGAGGACTTGCCAGAAGGGAAAACGCTCAGCGAAGCCCTCAGAGAGAGGGCAGCCACCCTCAGGGCACTGGAACTGGTCGCATTCTCCGAGGGCCACTATCTTACTCGGGGCAgggagaggccgaggaaACCCGAGAACCACCGGCTGATGTGCATCCCCGACCTGATCCACCTCGAGAGCCTCACGTTGGACTACCGCGGGGTATTTGGAACTCTGGGcattttggaggaggacgatgggGAGCGGCTGTGTCAGCTCCTGCCCGAGTCGTTACAGGATTTCACACTGGTGTGTGAGTGGGGCACGGAAAATGACTGGAAACAAAGTTATATGGCCAACCTGGACATGGTGCTGCACGGTGTGCAGTGCCTCTGCCAATCAAGAACCCGATCGCCCAACTTGGCAACCATCAGTTTGGCCATTCACTCTTGGCCAGCCGAGGGCAAGTTTCACCGCAGGTTCCgcagggaggtggaggctgtTAGACGGCGGTGTGCCTGGGCTGGCATTCAGTTTCGAACATTTGATTTGCTGCCTTCCTATCgagacgaggacgagccCGAATTtcaggatgatgatgaggaagccgGGCCGGCAGGGCAAGATGAAGGTCACAGTGACGAGTGGGAATCAGGAGAGGAAACAGGCCCAGGGCCATCGAGGGCAGCTGCACCAGCAaccggaggagggagctTACTCATCCCTCCAGATGACTACGATTATCCAGAActcgaagaagaggatgaggcgTCCGAATACTACAATTCGGGTGATGAGGAGCCAGATCCGGAGAGGGCGGCAAGGCGACCACCCACGTTTGAGGCATTcgtggaggagttgggcgAAGACCACGGGCACAGCTTGGACGAGCTATTCTTTGCTTACCATGAGGACCGATGGGACCAGTATCTGTTCTGAGATTTCGTTCCGAGTCGCATTGATACCCCGGCTGTATGCACAGAATACATAGCATGTTTACCTATTTTGCCTCGGTTCCAGCCATGTTTGGCAATGAACACGAGGTCTACAGAACTTCCATATGCAGTTGGTCATGATATTGACGTGAATGAActtggcttgttggtgatgttgggaaGTCTGTTGGTTCAATTTGGGTGAGAAAGTGGGGTGTAGAATGGTAGGTAAGGAGCCAACTGATGGATCTGGGAGCTGCTCCCACACTTGGCTCAACCAACTTACCAGGTACCGTATATTTGGCCTCGACACACCCTTTACCTACGCACGGAGAACCTCTTCTCTACAACTATACACAGTCTCAAGTATACCAAGCTGTCACAATGCCCTTGCCATCCACCTCGCCGCCACATCTACCGCCCAAAGAACATGATTACATCATCATTGGCGGAGGAACGGCCGGCTGTGTGCTTGCCTCTACACTCGCTTCGGATCGCAACGTCagcattctcctcctcgaaaAAGGCCACGAGCGCGACAATCTCCTCTCGCGCAACCCGCTCTTCTCTCAGAACTTTGAGTTGCCTGGACTCCAATCAGTATGCCGACTTTCAGAGCCTGTGCTTGGTACTCGACAGCAGCGGGCCAAGATATGGGCTGCTGAGGCAATGGGGGGCACGAGTAGGATCAATGGATCGTTGTGGACGAGGGGCATACCTGCCGGCTACGATTTCTGGGCAAAGGAATTTGGTTTGACAGAATGGAGCTGGGGCAAGGTTGAGCCATTCTTTGAAATGATTGAAGAGAAGGTACCGCGAAGGGAGCCGAATGAGGTTCTAGAGATGGTTGCCTTCGTGGACAAGACCGCCGGGGCTGTTGGACTGCCTCTGGAGGGCAATGTCAACTCGCCGAGGGCAAAGGCACAGGCGTGTTTCAGGATGCACCAGACAGTTGATGAGAGGGGGACGAAGGCCTCACAGAACAGGATTTGGTTGGATTCGGAAACAGTGAAAAAGACACCAAATCTAATCATCGCCACGGGGTATACAGCGACAGGTTTGCAGCTCAACTCAACAGGCGCCAGGGTCGAAGGTGTATGGGTGAAAGATGCTACAGGGAAACACCCCGGCATGAATCTGTTCAAGGTCAAAAAGGAGATCATTGTCTGCagcggggttgttggtaCACCAGAGCTCCTGATGAAGAGGTATGAGTTCTCGCTCTGACTCTCCCGCACATGGTTATTAACTTTCCCTTTTCCAGCGGCATTGGCCCTCGAGATCAACTCACTCCTCTTGGTATTCCTGTTGTCCGAGAACTGAACCACGTTGGCCGCAACTTGACAGACCACACTTCGTTTCCTATCATGTCTGAAATACCGCAAAATCACACCATACATTCTCTCCAGAACCCTTTTGTACTCGTCTGGCAGCTTCTGAAGTGGCTTATATGGGGCAAAGGTCTTCTGGCGGCCTCCAGCACCCCAAGAACGCTTTTTGTCCAGAGCAGCGCTATTGATGACACGTCCATGTCGATTCTCACCCGCAACCCAGACACGGGGCAATGCACAATGGACCCCAATGACACAGCCAACATTCCCAACATTGAGATCATGGTCACTCCCGTCAACACCTTCATGGAAGCTGTCATTCCAAACAAGTCTCTTACGTCTTGGTACGCAACCCTCGTCCAGCCATTCTCGCGCGGCCAAGTCCAGCTttcaccttctccatccGGGCGAAGTGAGGACGACCCGGTCATCAAAATCATTTACCCCATGATGACGGACGAGAGAGATTGGGCGGTCATGAGAAAAGCAATGCGATTTGGCATGAGATTTGCGGAGGAGTTTGCCAACCAGTATCCTCACTCCGCTGTCCTGAGCTTCGCGCCAGGGATGGACCTCATGTATCTTGATTCTGTCATTGAGGCCAAAAGGGCCAAGGGGAAGACCAAAAAGGCAGAATCTTCAGCGGGGGTTCCAGATATCACTGATCCTCACACCCAAatgtcttcttcatcgtcgcAGCAGGTACCTCAGGGATACAGAGGAAAGACTTGGCAAACTGTGACGGATTTAGAGATTGACGAGTATGCAAAACGAGTGTGGGCTTCTGCTCTGCATGCCACTTCGACGTGTCGCATGTCCCTTTCACCAGAGGGCGGCGTGGTGGATCAGCGGTTGAGGGTGCACGGGATTGAGAATCTGAGAATTGCGGATGCAAGCGTCTTTCCTGCCATTCCCAGTGCGCATACCATGGCGCCTACTGTTATGGTGGGGAGAAGGCTCGGGGAGATgattttggaggaggccggcCGAAGTGGGTAAGGTTGACCTTACCACCGAGTCATTTCTGTCACGCGACTTTGCGGTACAGCTGTTCTGTTTGGAGGGTTGTATGAGTATCTATTCTGTATTCAGATATTTATTTATTCATTTATTTCTATACGAAGTCGTGAGAGGCTTGGCTGGATAAACAACCTAGTACATGTTGTGGAAAACAAACCGACTTTCCCCTAAACCCAGCTTTTCACATGTTTAGCTTGAACATTGCGAGTGATCCAAGACAGCCGAGCCTTGGCCGTTCCCAGCTCCGTCTCCCTTTGCTGCTCAAGTCTCGAATTCACTGCGTTGACAGACAACACGCGAGCTTAGCATCTTCATAATCACTTGCTGGAAAAGCGCAGTGCGAATAGGTAGCATGAGGGAAAAGACTCGATATACCTGAGTGTACTTAGCAAGAAGTAGCAGGCTAGATACTTGGATGAAGAATCTAGTCTTTTATGAACCACCGTCCCTGGAtatcctccccaaatcaACTGGGCTCTTTCGGTAACCTGGAGCCCATGATGATCCGGCCTTAACTTGGAATGCCTATGGACATTCCCATGTATGGACATTTCAGCCCCAATAAGCCAGCGCCTGTCTTCCCAAGCTCTGCTGCCCAGCAGTATTGGCATGACACCCATCCGCCACCTCGCCTGGCTTCAGCACAAACTGCCCTGGATACTTGACATTCAACTCGGGATCCTCTGCCGCTCGCTTGGCCAAACTGTCGGTCAGTTCAGGACCCTTGCTaccggccaagaagcaggtgTTGCCACCTTCGTAGACGGGTTGACCCGTGATGTAGACCTCTGCTCCAGGGGCGGCGTGCTGTCTTGCATTGGCAATGAGACGCTTAACCTCGTCGTAGGTTACCCCCTGCTGAGCAAAGATGCAAATCTGTACCCATACAGCAGTGGGCTTGCCGTGACGGGCGGCCTGTTGGTCGAAGAGACGCCACGAGTTGGAGTTGCTGTTTGTCCACGATTGGACAACCTGAGAGGCAGGTAGATGGAAGGTCAGTCTCCAAGATCAAAAAAGGGCCAAAACAACGACATACCATGCCAGAGGTTCCGTAGGGTTCCCATAGGCGCACCCCCCCGACAGAAACATAGCCTTGAGCTACGTTCTCGGCCATGGAACACCCTATAAAGCCCAGAGTTCGAGTGGATTGACGGGCTTGCATGGCCATGGCGTGGTCACTGAAGACGGgcgaggcggtggcggtaCCACTGAGCAAAAAGGTGCTCAATGTACCAATCAATGCTGCGAGCGGAAACTGCATGTTGACAcagatggcggaggagagctTGTATGACTCGAATAGCGAAAGAAGGCCTGTGTGGGACGAATGGCTTGTgtgggttgatggtgggaggagagcgagCTGAAGGAGTAAGTATTGGCCTCGTATTTATAGACGGTGGtttggctgttggtgatCTAGGCTCCTgagtcaacaacaccttgaGGCGTCGCTTCACCCACTTCATCTTCCATCTTGCCAGCAAGATGGCACATGCTCGGCTATACATCACCGACGCTGTCTCTTAAAGCCAAAGGTATTCAAAGTCGATGGGTGAGAATGGTTGCCGAACTCGAAGCCGACTCGCTCTACGGGTTTATTTTGGACCGAATGATACAGGTGGGAGTGTAGCTGGGTAGCACACGAGGGTATCCCCAGTTGCCTGGCCCACACAGCAAAGCCTTGAATCCGCGTATAGAACCATACTTGTAGCTTGGAAGCCTGTGAATTCGTGCTAGAATCTGACGGTTAAGGCTCCGATGCCATGGGGCCCATGTGGCTTTTTGCTGCGGCTATTATATATACAACTGTCACTGCTTGGCGTCGTTTGGGTGCCACGTTTTCTAGATGAAGACAAAAAACGACAGCCGACGTCGAGAGccgggatgggggatgaTACCGTAACCGGACAAAACACATCGCGATGCATTTTTCCGGTTGATGGAGAAGTGACAGCCCCTTTGCCCGAGACGATGGGTTAAATTAGACAGCCTGCTCTGGCACCTTGCCTCTGTAGGCACACACATGAGGGGCAGAGAGGTCCAGTGCTGCCTCGCCTCGTCGTGATGCAAGCCGAGCCAGGTgaaccgccatcaccacgcAAAAGCCGACCATGTCTGCCGAAAATGATGCTGATGGCTCGCGAGATTTATGTCAACATCTTGCACCTGAGAATCATTGTGCATTTTGGATATCCTCATATTAAGTATTTATTTCACGCGTTCAAGCGAGGCTTCTCCAGCAGAGCCACCTAAGTTGTTGTACAGGTGTTGTAAAAGGGTACAAAGTCCGTCCAAACTgcgctgctgttgctgtaaATGTGACAACAAAACCCAATGACACCAAACACCTTGGACAGATAAGAAGAATCGCCAGCCATCCATGACGCAGAAAAGTTCACTCGCCAAAAACGCCCAGCATCCGCCTTGGCCCCCACGCGACCTCAATTCCTCCTCACGTCTACCTTTTACCGCCATGCCCGTGTTCTTTGATTTCACGCTTTGGTATCGTACCCTGAAACATGCCAACAGTTGCagggaaaaaacaaaacaaatcaCGCCCCAACCCCGCGTCACCTCGCTGGGGGCTTATCCAACACCTCGGCGCCCTTGAGCACTTTGCTCCGGAGATCCTCCACATGGCCGGGTTCTTTGTAGGCGGCCTGCACGAGCAGAGGTGTGAGGGCAGCCATCACGTTGTGGCCAAACTCCCGGTTCGTCAGgcctttcctcccccaatAGTGGCGCACGAGGTGTCCGACACAACCAGACCCGGATACTTCGGGAATTCCGTTGGCCTCCTGACACGGCAGCATGCGGATGTATTGCGGGTGGGTTTCAATGCTGTAGCCATCCAAAAAGTCGTAGCGGACGTGGGTGCTGAAGGCAGCTTGCTCGTGGAACAAAGTCTGGGCCCATTTGGCGCATCCCTTGTAGCGCACCTCGGAGGGGCATTCGGCCCAGTCTTTGAACAGGCGCTGTGATTTCTCCCCGGCCTGCGCAATGATGAAGCCAgagttgatgttgacctTGTGCTTCTCCGAGTCGTCGAAGTTGGGCTCACCGGCGGGATCTTCTGCCATGGCCACAATGACGTCCCTGTCGATCTTCCAGTAGTTGAGCATCCACTCGAGCGGCAcctcgggggaggggaacaTGGCATCGTAGTCCATCATGACGACAATGTCGTACTCCTTGAGGAGCTCCTTGGTGAAGATGACTTTGGACCAGTGGGGGGCGCGGTCGGCATACTGTGGTGCCCGGATGAACTTGTACGAGTAGCCGTGAATTTGGGCGTAGAGATAGTGGCTGAGGAAGCCTGCCGACGGACTGCCCAGCTTGTCCCAGGGTGGAACGCCTTCGCTGTAGAAAATGCTTCCCTCGCCCGCCAGGTCGCGCGTATCCACGTCGAGGATGCAGATCCTCTTCCCCATGGGCTTCGTGTGAACGAGCTCATTCTGGGGAGGCAGCAGCTTTTCGGTTCCGTCGAGGGTCACGAATCGGGGCGCCGTGATGGGCAGAATGAGCGGTTGCCAGAGCGCGCGAATGATGTCCGggaggctgtcgaggttCGGGGGAGTATGGTTCGCCTGGCAGTCGGAATGGAATGGGCCATGGCTGTCGTCAAACACCACCTTGGGCCTGCGATTGTAGCACCCGTGATGGTTAGCAAAATGCCAGGTGTGGTGACGGGAGTTGGCatgtgggtggtggacagCTTACATGCGCGGCTTGGGCAGCGACCCAGTGTACAAGCCTGacgcgaggatgagggtgatgatgagaacgGGGATCAGAAAGATGAGGCGACGCCATGCCTGGGGCATATTTTGGAAGGCGGCCATGGGCACGCAGCGAAAGAGCGACAACGAAGTCGCAGACACGGTCGAATTGGtgagctggctggctgcgCTGCGCTCAGAGCGTGGCGCCCTGTGAGATTCGGGGCAGGCCTGCTTGGTGTGTGGACGAGGTAGGGGATGGAGAATCACGCCGATCGGGTTGCTGTTGATCGCATTGGAGGGGCGGTTTGCGGTCAGGGCGGTGAGAGAGAGCACCAGCGGGGATTGGACTGATCTGATAGGAATATGGCGACGTTGATGCtaaaagaaaacaaggaCGAAAAgggaaagcaaaagaaaaaaaaaaggcaaaaagAGGAATGATTTGACAGCAGCGAGCGATCGATTGAGCGACTCGATGGGGCCTGGGGAACGTGtgtgttggttggttggctaCCTTCCTTTCCTTAAGGTACACGAAGGAACCCAACTCCCCTTCCCTCAGGGCAGTGTTCACGATGCGATGCGCGACTCGGATACGACCCCGCCGTAATCATTATTTTTGCTGTGGCCAAGCCAGGGGTCCAAACTGCCAAACGCAGTAAAAAGGGATGGCAAAACCCCCCATGTCTCCTGCCAAATCCACTTAAATCCAGACCAGCCCAGGCCACCTGCACCTCTCCCGTCATCTCGCACTTCTTCTTCACTAGGTGCCTCGGGGCAGTTTCTGGGGCCATTGCTGCTGAGGCATAATTTTAGTTGCTATCAACGATACGGCCGAACAGGCGGGCGGAAGTCTCGGCTTGGCTCTGGCGACAAGACCCCTGTCGTCTGATGTTTGTGCCTCACAACCGACCTCACGACACAGGCCGCCTGCATCACTGGGAAAACATGAAACAATGCCTTTGTTTGTGCCCGTCAAAGAACATGGCAAGGCACCGTTGACTCGGTCGGTTGCAGAGCTGCCTGCGTGGCCGCCCAGGGTCCAGGCTCAACGCCCTCAACGGGGTGCCCCATTGATAAGCACGATAAGGTAGCCGATGGATaaggctgctgaggcggGCGCCACGCCCATGGCAGATCGCATCAAAGTGGAACCTGGAACTCCGACGCGACCAGCACGGGCCCTATCACTTCTTATCAATGATGGGATGAACGAGAAGGCCATCCTGATCAGTGTGACACCGCATACTGACTGCATTCACATGATGTGTGCGACAGTGAGAGTCAGCTGTCTGTCTCTTTGTCCCCGAGCGCAGACGACAGTCCAAGGTTGACACCTGCTGGGGAAAGCGAGCTTGGAaggctggtgctggggcATTCGGCTCGGGATAAGGAAACCATCCCGAACTTCGGTTGGGTGTTTGACAACCAACAAAGAAGACCGAAGCACGTCAGTCATTCTGCCGCGGGAGTTGGGTGTGTAGTTGGTCAACCTCTTAAAGAAGTATGGGTAATGGCCCAGGCTTTGCCACTCCCGAGGTCATCCTTCCAGGTTGATGATTCTTGCTTTTACCATCGGTTGGATTCTTCGCGTCTTGCTTCTGGCTTTCTCTGCTCGTGGTCGTTGCTGCAACACAGGCAGTTTGTTTGTATCACTTGTGGAGCTGCATGCAGGCTGTACCTTTGGTTGATAACGTACCTCTGCAGGAAGAATGAGCGTCGGCCACCAGGAT
This window encodes:
- a CDS encoding hypothetical protein (COG:S; EggNog:ENOG503P2GQ), whose translation is MAAFQNMPQAWRRLIFLIPVLIITLILASGLYTGSLPKPRMPKVVFDDSHGPFHSDCQANHTPPNLDSLPDIIRALWQPLILPITAPRFVTLDGTEKLLPPQNELVHTKPMGKRICILDVDTRDLAGEGSIFYSEGVPPWDKLGSPSAGFLSHYLYAQIHGYSYKFIRAPQYADRAPHWSKVIFTKELLKEYDIVVMMDYDAMFPSPEVPLEWMLNYWKIDRDVIVAMAEDPAGEPNFDDSEKHKVNINSGFIIAQAGEKSQRLFKDWAECPSEVRYKGCAKWAQTLFHEQAAFSTHVRYDFLDGYSIETHPQYIRMLPCQEANGIPEVSGSGCVGHLVRHYWGRKGLTNREFGHNVMAALTPLLVQAAYKEPGHVEDLRSKVLKGAEVLDKPPAR
- a CDS encoding hypothetical protein (EggNog:ENOG503PDB2) → MQFPLAALIGTLSTFLLSGTATASPVFSDHAMAMQARQSTRTLGFIGCSMAENVAQGYVSVGGVRLWEPYGTSGMVVQSWTNSNSNSWRLFDQQAARHGKPTAVWVQICIFAQQGVTYDEVKRLIANARQHAAPGAEVYITGQPVYEGGNTCFLAGSKGPELTDSLAKRAAEDPELNVKYPGQFVLKPGEVADGCHANTAGQQSLGRQALAYWG
- a CDS encoding hypothetical protein (COG:E; EggNog:ENOG50KOG1238): MALPAVSVLSRTMASLSLPSESEPPSRTRLGLEHLPNELLIPIAQILVPAPPQTTRFALRPTGTWEFRDAEHQWAHWLASHRNLLALAQTSRRMVAIAKPLLYHTIIIPNPKSLVVLYHRLYTRPEIRPWVRELSCLVSLAEENTILGTYREWANIRGDTWAIPPVSHDTSIASELLKRVLLHSVNLRDFLVAFPDHALTATSLTEPQQDEPDPPQSHHDQYQQTQDQQQQPQQPRPGAFVLPVSIPARRVLHRYIHPVGGQVAWRWFDISFFFPLDRLRNLTSLRIYCNREDGARDRSLSRILADYAVTILPQLRQLKTLELCCDQATVTSSVDSKTLSLPALPQLETIRFYGSSIREPNLVAFCLACTNLQTLVVHFEASSTDEDREDLPEGKTLSEALRERAATLRALELVAFSEGHYLTRGRERPRKPENHRLMCIPDLIHLESLTLDYRGVFGTLGILEEDDGERLCQLLPESLQDFTLVCEWGTENDWKQSYMANLDMVLHGVQCLCQSRTRSPNLATISLAIHSWPAEGKFHRRFRREVEAVRRRCAWAGIQFRTFDLLPSYRDEDEPEFQDDDEEAGPAGQDEGHSDEWESGEETGPGPSRAAAPATGGGSLLIPPDDYDYPELEEEDEASEYYNSGDEEPDPERAARRPPTFEAFVEELGEDHGHSLDELFFAYHEDRWDQYLF
- a CDS encoding hypothetical protein (COG:E; CAZy:AA3; EggNog:ENOG50KOG1238), whose product is MDLGAAPTLGSTNLPGTVYLASTHPLPTHGEPLLYNYTQSQVYQAVTMPLPSTSPPHLPPKEHDYIIIGGGTAGCVLASTLASDRNVSILLLEKGHERDNLLSRNPLFSQNFELPGLQSVCRLSEPVLGTRQQRAKIWAAEAMGGTSRINGSLWTRGIPAGYDFWAKEFGLTEWSWGKVEPFFEMIEEKVPRREPNEVLEMVAFVDKTAGAVGLPLEGNVNSPRAKAQACFRMHQTVDERGTKASQNRIWLDSETVKKTPNLIIATGYTATGLQLNSTGARVEGVWVKDATGKHPGMNLFKVKKEIIVCSGVVGTPELLMKSGIGPRDQLTPLGIPVVRELNHVGRNLTDHTSFPIMSEIPQNHTIHSLQNPFVLVWQLLKWLIWGKGLLAASSTPRTLFVQSSAIDDTSMSILTRNPDTGQCTMDPNDTANIPNIEIMVTPVNTFMEAVIPNKSLTSWYATLVQPFSRGQVQLSPSPSGRSEDDPVIKIIYPMMTDERDWAVMRKAMRFGMRFAEEFANQYPHSAVLSFAPGMDLMYLDSVIEAKRAKGKTKKAESSAGVPDITDPHTQMSSSSSQQVPQGYRGKTWQTVTDLEIDEYAKRVWASALHATSTCRMSLSPEGGVVDQRLRVHGIENLRIADASVFPAIPSAHTMAPTVMVGRRLGEMILEEAGRSG
- a CDS encoding hypothetical protein (EggNog:ENOG503PUE0; COG:S), with translation MALSPDIVEFMASASANLASRHIILDSSQPRDIFHFGGTSSQLADSRLSLAIQGKKTATTSWPVPNPLRWGVGDYSVILDGNGKPGALMQTIELKVCKFRDVADDFALAEAEGSVDEYKQGHREFYTEQRLRDGKPPEEFGDESEVLCERFVIVFVREDLRPHALQ